A genomic segment from Actinoplanes sichuanensis encodes:
- a CDS encoding AMP-binding protein — translation MFVNLGVRDFLDRAELVYGDRIAVVDEPDQPAASWGSLTYRELAARARGQAAALDALGVAAGGRVAIVSHNSARMLASFFGVSGWGRVLVPVNFRLSAAEVGYIVEHSGAEVLLVDPELRGLLDTVGANHTFVLGEDDDKIFGGTGEPRPWAGDEAATATLNYTSGTTARPKGVQLTHRNLWLNATVFGLHITAGDNDVLLHTLPMFHANGWGMPYVVTGLGGRHIVLRKIDGAEILRRIDEHGVTLLCAAPAVVNAALDAARTWAGAIPGRDRVRIVVAGAPPPTRTIERVRAELGWEFIQIYGLTETSPLLTVNRMRSEWAGLEPHEQARRLGRAGTPALGVQLTVGTDGEVLARSNHNLDGYWNNPEETARVQEGDWFHTGDGGVYTDGYLTISDRKKDVIISGGENVSSIEVEDAVSGHPAVREVAVIGIPDEKWGERVTALVVTDGGVSADELIAHCRERLAGYKCPKRVEFLDALPRTATGKVQKFKLREPYWQGRDRQIN, via the coding sequence ATGTTCGTCAACCTCGGTGTCCGTGACTTCCTGGACCGTGCCGAGCTCGTCTACGGCGACCGGATCGCGGTGGTCGACGAACCCGACCAGCCGGCGGCGTCCTGGGGATCGCTGACCTATCGCGAGTTGGCGGCCCGGGCCCGGGGCCAGGCCGCCGCCCTCGACGCGCTCGGGGTGGCGGCCGGTGGACGGGTCGCGATCGTGTCGCACAACTCGGCCCGGATGCTCGCCTCGTTCTTCGGCGTCTCCGGGTGGGGGCGGGTGCTGGTGCCGGTCAACTTCCGGCTGTCGGCGGCCGAGGTCGGTTACATCGTCGAGCACTCCGGCGCCGAGGTGCTGCTGGTCGACCCGGAGCTGCGCGGCCTGCTCGACACGGTCGGCGCCAACCACACGTTCGTGCTCGGCGAGGACGACGACAAGATCTTCGGTGGTACGGGTGAGCCGCGGCCGTGGGCCGGGGACGAGGCGGCGACCGCCACCCTCAACTACACCTCCGGCACCACCGCCCGGCCCAAGGGGGTGCAGCTCACCCACCGCAACCTGTGGCTCAACGCGACCGTGTTCGGGCTGCACATCACCGCCGGCGACAACGACGTGCTGCTGCACACGCTGCCGATGTTCCACGCCAACGGGTGGGGGATGCCGTATGTCGTGACCGGGCTGGGCGGGCGGCACATCGTGCTCCGCAAGATCGACGGCGCGGAGATCCTGCGCCGCATCGACGAGCACGGGGTGACCCTGCTCTGCGCGGCCCCGGCCGTGGTCAACGCGGCTCTCGACGCGGCACGGACCTGGGCGGGTGCGATCCCCGGCCGGGACCGGGTCCGCATCGTGGTGGCCGGGGCGCCGCCGCCGACCCGCACGATCGAGCGGGTGCGCGCCGAGCTGGGCTGGGAGTTCATCCAGATCTACGGGCTCACCGAGACGTCACCGCTGCTCACGGTCAACCGGATGCGTTCGGAATGGGCCGGTCTCGAACCGCATGAGCAGGCTCGCCGGCTGGGCCGGGCGGGTACCCCGGCGCTCGGCGTCCAGTTGACCGTCGGCACCGACGGTGAGGTGCTGGCCCGTTCCAACCACAACCTCGACGGCTACTGGAACAACCCGGAGGAGACCGCCCGCGTCCAGGAGGGCGACTGGTTCCACACCGGCGACGGCGGGGTGTACACCGACGGTTACCTGACCATCTCCGACCGCAAGAAGGACGTGATCATCAGCGGCGGCGAGAACGTCTCCTCGATCGAGGTCGAGGACGCCGTCAGCGGCCACCCGGCGGTCCGTGAGGTGGCGGTGATCGGCATCCCCGACGAGAAATGGGGTGAGCGGGTGACCGCTCTGGTGGTCACCGACGGCGGGGTGAGCGCGGACGAGTTGATCGCCCACTGTCGGGAACGGCTCGCCGGCTACAAGTGCCCCAAGCGTGTCGAGTTCCTGGACGCGCTGCCGCGTACCGCCACCGGGAAGGTGCAGAAGTTCAAGCTCCGCGAGCCGTACTGGCAGGGCCGGGACCGGCAGATCAACTGA
- a CDS encoding DUF1996 domain-containing protein: MKRSINRPARIAMAAAVLAATGALTVTFVTSGGNSTADAATSLDQYVPIQQVQPNVRAPQAGPDAATGRFTVDCGTNGNGKFSPDNPVAQPGIKNGAEHVHDFVGNKAITANSSNADLDASGTTCRNGDKSSYFWPVVRIDKSVRSGEQVKQALARTQPMVVCPSVRDRLPAVPASAGRRVSQVLAELDRLTADANRAMTASRGRIDTRLNKKILDGLRERRATLIRQLGRGLVSLVDCDVSYDGMHAAMHGASHSAATPVANPQIQCPTVRDKLPGVPQPAVAEVNRNLDELDRQISEANERLVSSRADVGNAVLGPLRAKRVAVLDRIGIAIGRHTTRPQGLAELATCTVNGAPAAPAPSPSAAASALPDPQGPNLELPGNTGGIVRPAQVLIEYRGNAAGQVVPMPKFLRALTGDAKPTSRGPANARGSWSCSGFGDRLSDKYTICPTGSRVQRVHDFPGCWDGANIDSDNHRKHVAFADKATGACPQGFRAIPQLRITISYDIPRDVQMKGQYALDSFPEENHNPFSDHDDFINVNSARTMQRIATCINKGRNCS, from the coding sequence ATGAAACGCAGCATCAACCGGCCCGCCCGGATCGCCATGGCGGCGGCGGTGCTGGCGGCGACCGGGGCGCTCACCGTCACGTTCGTCACCAGCGGCGGCAACAGCACGGCGGACGCCGCCACCAGCCTGGACCAGTACGTGCCGATCCAGCAGGTACAGCCGAACGTGCGGGCGCCGCAGGCCGGCCCGGATGCGGCCACCGGCCGATTCACGGTGGACTGCGGGACCAACGGCAACGGCAAGTTCAGCCCGGACAACCCGGTAGCGCAGCCCGGTATCAAGAACGGCGCCGAGCACGTCCACGACTTCGTCGGCAACAAAGCCATCACCGCGAACTCGTCCAACGCCGACCTCGACGCGTCCGGCACCACCTGCCGTAACGGCGACAAGTCGTCGTACTTCTGGCCGGTGGTCCGCATCGACAAGAGCGTCCGCAGCGGCGAACAGGTCAAACAGGCCCTCGCTCGGACGCAACCGATGGTCGTCTGCCCCTCGGTCCGCGACCGGCTGCCGGCCGTCCCCGCCTCGGCCGGCCGCCGGGTGAGCCAAGTCCTGGCCGAACTGGACCGCCTCACCGCCGACGCCAACCGGGCGATGACCGCCAGCCGCGGCCGGATCGACACTCGGCTGAACAAGAAGATCCTCGACGGGCTGCGCGAGCGGCGGGCCACCCTGATCCGGCAGCTCGGCCGTGGCCTCGTGTCGCTGGTCGACTGTGACGTCAGCTACGACGGCATGCACGCGGCGATGCACGGCGCCTCGCACAGCGCCGCCACCCCGGTCGCGAACCCGCAAATCCAGTGCCCGACGGTCCGCGACAAGCTGCCGGGCGTGCCCCAGCCGGCCGTCGCCGAGGTCAACCGCAACCTGGACGAACTCGACCGGCAGATCTCCGAGGCCAACGAACGCCTGGTCAGCAGCCGGGCCGACGTCGGCAACGCGGTCCTCGGGCCGCTGCGCGCCAAGCGAGTCGCCGTCCTCGACCGGATCGGGATCGCCATCGGCCGGCACACCACCCGACCGCAGGGCCTGGCGGAGCTGGCCACCTGCACCGTGAACGGCGCGCCGGCCGCACCTGCCCCCAGCCCGTCGGCCGCTGCGTCCGCGCTGCCCGACCCGCAGGGACCGAATCTCGAACTGCCCGGCAACACCGGTGGCATCGTCCGTCCGGCGCAGGTCCTCATCGAGTACCGGGGCAACGCGGCCGGCCAGGTCGTACCCATGCCGAAGTTCCTTCGCGCCCTGACCGGTGACGCCAAACCGACCAGCCGCGGCCCGGCCAACGCTCGCGGCAGCTGGAGCTGCTCCGGCTTCGGCGACCGGCTCTCCGACAAGTACACGATCTGTCCCACCGGCAGCCGCGTCCAGCGGGTGCACGACTTCCCCGGCTGCTGGGACGGCGCGAACATCGACAGCGACAACCACCGCAAACACGTCGCCTTCGCCGACAAGGCCACCGGCGCCTGCCCGCAGGGCTTCCGGGCCATTCCCCAACTGCGCATCACCATCTCGTACGACATCCCGCGCGACGTGCAGATGAAGGGCCAGTACGCGCTGGACTCGTTCCCGGAGGAGAACCACAACCCGTTCTCCGACCACGACGACTTCATCAACGTCAATTCAGCGCGGACCATGCAGCGCATCGCCACCTGCATCAACAAGGGAAGGAACTGCTCCTGA
- a CDS encoding NAD-dependent epimerase/dehydratase family protein: protein MTHVLVTGGAGFIGTHVVAALLEAGHAVTILDSGHPGAHRTPPDAVPGAVLHRADLTDRAAVAAALTGVGAVIHQAAMVGLGVDLEDLPEYVRCNDLGTAVLLAGMARAGVGRLVLASSMVVYGEGAYTCPVHETVRPAPRTVGDLTAGRFEPGCPHCGATLAPGLIGEDAPVDPRSVYAATKVAQEHLTAAWARQTGGSVAALRYHNVYGPGMPRDTPYSGVAALFRSALEAGRAPRVFEDGGQRRDFVHVRDVAAANLAALDATGTGLGWRAYNVASGRPATVGELAAELAVAAGGPAPVVTGEFRLGDVRHVVAAPSRAAEELGFQAAVHLADGVAEFAHAALRG from the coding sequence GTGACCCATGTGCTCGTGACCGGCGGCGCCGGTTTCATCGGAACCCATGTCGTGGCGGCCCTGCTCGAGGCGGGCCACGCGGTGACCATCCTGGACAGCGGCCATCCCGGCGCGCACCGCACCCCGCCGGACGCGGTGCCCGGTGCCGTGCTGCACCGGGCCGATCTCACCGATCGGGCCGCGGTGGCCGCCGCGCTGACCGGTGTCGGCGCGGTGATCCACCAGGCGGCCATGGTCGGTCTCGGTGTCGACCTGGAGGACCTGCCGGAATACGTGCGCTGCAACGACCTCGGCACCGCGGTCCTGCTCGCCGGGATGGCCCGCGCGGGCGTCGGCCGGTTGGTGCTGGCCAGTTCCATGGTCGTCTACGGCGAAGGCGCCTACACCTGCCCGGTCCACGAGACGGTCCGTCCGGCGCCCAGAACGGTCGGTGACCTGACCGCCGGACGGTTCGAACCGGGCTGCCCGCACTGCGGTGCGACCCTGGCCCCGGGGCTGATCGGCGAGGACGCGCCGGTGGACCCGCGCAGCGTGTACGCCGCCACCAAGGTCGCCCAGGAGCATCTGACCGCCGCCTGGGCGCGGCAGACCGGCGGCAGCGTGGCCGCGTTGCGCTACCACAACGTGTACGGGCCGGGCATGCCCCGCGACACCCCGTACAGCGGTGTGGCCGCCCTGTTCCGGTCGGCGCTGGAAGCGGGGCGGGCACCCCGGGTGTTCGAGGACGGCGGCCAGCGCCGCGACTTCGTGCACGTACGCGACGTGGCCGCGGCCAATCTCGCCGCCCTCGACGCGACCGGTACGGGTCTCGGCTGGCGTGCCTACAACGTCGCCTCCGGCCGTCCCGCCACGGTCGGCGAACTGGCCGCCGAACTCGCGGTCGCCGCCGGGGGCCCGGCCCCGGTGGTGACCGGTGAGTTCCGGCTCGGCGACGTGCGCCACGTGGTCGCGGCACCGTCGCGGGCCGCCGAGGAGCTCGGCTTCCAGGCGGCCGTGCACCTGGCCGACGGCGTCGCCGAGTTCGCGCACGCGGCGCTGCGCGGATGA
- a CDS encoding glycosyltransferase family 2 protein, protein MTDVVLPCRDEAPALPDLLARMPAGYRPIVVDNGSSDGTADVARACGARVISVAEPGYGAAVHAGVLAAGPADGVVCVMDADGSFDPAQLPRVAAPVLTGRAHLGTGRRRPAVPGVWPLHARAANAVLARRLRRTTGLPVHDIGAMRAVRRDDLLNLDLRDRRFGYPLELLIAAGRAGWRVVEVDVDYHPRAAGTRSKVTGTLLGTARAVRDMSAVLAR, encoded by the coding sequence ATGACCGATGTGGTTCTTCCCTGCCGTGACGAGGCGCCCGCCCTGCCGGATCTGCTGGCCCGGATGCCGGCCGGCTACCGGCCGATCGTGGTGGACAACGGCTCGTCCGACGGCACCGCCGACGTGGCCCGGGCCTGCGGCGCCCGGGTGATCAGCGTCGCCGAACCCGGATACGGGGCCGCCGTGCACGCCGGAGTGCTGGCCGCCGGCCCGGCCGACGGGGTGGTGTGCGTGATGGACGCGGACGGCTCGTTCGATCCGGCCCAACTGCCCCGGGTGGCGGCGCCGGTGCTGACCGGTCGCGCACACCTGGGCACCGGGCGGCGGCGACCGGCCGTACCCGGGGTGTGGCCGTTGCACGCCCGCGCCGCCAACGCCGTCCTGGCCCGTCGGCTGCGCCGCACCACCGGTCTGCCGGTGCACGACATCGGCGCGATGCGGGCCGTGCGCCGCGACGACCTGCTGAACCTGGATCTGCGGGACCGCCGGTTCGGCTACCCGCTGGAGCTGCTGATCGCGGCCGGCCGGGCGGGCTGGCGGGTGGTGGAGGTCGACGTCGACTACCACCCGCGGGCCGCCGGCACCCGGTCGAAGGTGACCGGCACTCTGCTCGGCACCGCCCGTGCCGTCCGTGACATGAGCGCGGTGCTGGCCCGGTGA
- a CDS encoding TIGR04282 family arsenosugar biosynthesis glycosyltransferase: MNVSQILVLAKRPLPGRVKTRLCPPCTPRQAADIAAAALADTLDTVSAARVDRRILVVDGDHPAPPGWLTLPQRGGPLDERLANAFADTATRGAATLLIGMDTPQITADRLEAAAALLSTPDGPDAVLGPAVDGGWWALGLRDADHATVLRGIVTSTADTGQHTFAALRGHGLRVETLPWLRDVDTADDARTVAALCPPDSRFATATAVIG, from the coding sequence GTGAACGTCTCGCAGATCCTGGTCCTGGCGAAGCGGCCACTCCCCGGGCGGGTCAAGACGCGGCTCTGCCCACCCTGCACTCCGCGGCAGGCGGCCGACATCGCCGCGGCCGCGCTGGCCGACACCCTCGACACCGTGTCGGCCGCCCGGGTGGACCGGCGGATCCTGGTCGTCGACGGCGACCATCCGGCCCCACCCGGCTGGCTGACCCTCCCCCAACGCGGCGGACCGCTGGACGAGCGGCTGGCCAACGCGTTCGCCGACACCGCGACCCGCGGCGCCGCGACCCTGCTGATCGGCATGGACACCCCGCAGATCACCGCCGACCGGCTGGAGGCGGCGGCGGCCCTGCTGAGTACGCCGGACGGCCCGGACGCGGTGCTGGGCCCGGCCGTCGACGGCGGCTGGTGGGCGCTGGGCCTGCGCGACGCCGATCACGCGACGGTGCTGCGCGGCATCGTCACCTCCACGGCCGACACCGGACAGCACACCTTCGCGGCGCTGCGCGGGCACGGACTACGGGTGGAGACACTGCCCTGGCTGCGCGACGTCGACACCGCGGACGACGCTCGAACGGTGGCCGCGCTGTGCCCGCCGGACAGCCGGTTCGCCACGGCCACGGCGGTGATCGGGTGA
- a CDS encoding methyltransferase domain-containing protein codes for MTATVFDAVFSRAAAGVPATFSARHADGGILHFDPATWCRDTIAGDDGLLRRCTGATLDVGCGPGRLTGALLGSGRTALGIDVSAAAVRLALRRGAVAMHRDVFGPVPGTGRWRHLLLADGNIGIGGDPRRLLTRCRELLATDGRVHAELAPPGTTGWSGTATVHGSAGGSLRWACVPFDDLHGMAGAAAMRVLDTWTEAGRWFATLSPR; via the coding sequence GTGACCGCGACCGTGTTCGACGCCGTCTTCAGCCGGGCCGCGGCCGGGGTGCCCGCCACGTTCTCGGCCCGGCACGCCGACGGCGGGATCCTCCACTTCGACCCGGCCACCTGGTGCCGCGACACCATCGCCGGCGATGACGGCCTGCTCCGACGATGCACCGGCGCCACTCTCGACGTCGGTTGCGGGCCGGGCCGGCTCACCGGCGCGCTGCTCGGCTCCGGCCGGACCGCGCTGGGCATCGACGTGAGCGCCGCCGCGGTACGCCTGGCGCTGCGCCGAGGTGCGGTGGCGATGCATCGCGACGTGTTCGGCCCGGTCCCCGGAACCGGCCGGTGGCGGCACCTGCTGCTGGCCGACGGCAACATCGGCATCGGCGGCGACCCGCGCCGGCTGCTGACCCGCTGCCGGGAACTGCTGGCCACCGACGGTCGAGTCCACGCCGAACTGGCGCCGCCCGGCACCACCGGCTGGTCCGGGACCGCCACCGTGCACGGCTCGGCCGGCGGATCGCTGCGCTGGGCGTGCGTACCGTTCGACGACCTGCACGGCATGGCCGGGGCGGCGGCGATGCGCGTGCTCGACACCTGGACGGAGGCGGGACGATGGTTCGCCACCCTGAGCCCCCGGTGA
- a CDS encoding molybdopterin-dependent oxidoreductase: protein MSTLRSHRLTSLLGIALGVAFGICFLTGLVSHFLQHPPAGIAWPSRPVGFYRFTQGLHVITGLATVPLLGAKLWSVYPRLFQWPPIRSIAHAAERLSVALLVAAALFQVVGGILNVSRWYAPMPFFFTAAHYWVGWLAVGALLVHIGVQLPVVRTALTRPAPEPGSAGLTRRGLLGAVATAAGLITVVTAGQTVRPLSGPALLAPRRPDIGPQGLPINNTADEAGVRTTALDPSYRLTITGPQRRVDLDLAALNALDQHTADLPIACVEGWSATGTWSGVRLRDLVALVGADPDRSTVVVESLEAAGRYRTSTVAAPHVRDPLTLIALRLNGELLHPDHGYPARLIAPNRPGVQQTKWLGTITVREDS from the coding sequence GTGAGCACTCTCCGATCGCACCGGCTGACCAGCCTGCTCGGGATCGCCCTCGGCGTGGCGTTCGGGATCTGTTTCCTGACCGGCCTGGTCAGCCACTTCCTCCAGCATCCACCGGCCGGGATCGCGTGGCCGTCGCGGCCGGTCGGCTTCTACCGGTTCACCCAGGGCCTGCACGTGATCACCGGTCTCGCGACGGTGCCGCTGCTGGGCGCCAAACTGTGGTCGGTGTATCCGCGGCTGTTCCAGTGGCCACCGATCCGGTCGATCGCCCACGCCGCCGAACGGCTGAGCGTCGCCCTGCTCGTCGCCGCGGCGTTGTTCCAGGTCGTCGGCGGCATTCTGAACGTCTCCCGCTGGTATGCGCCGATGCCGTTCTTCTTCACCGCCGCCCACTACTGGGTGGGCTGGCTGGCCGTCGGCGCGCTGCTGGTCCACATCGGCGTGCAACTGCCGGTGGTGCGGACCGCGCTCACCCGGCCCGCACCCGAACCCGGATCGGCCGGCCTCACCCGGCGCGGGCTGCTCGGCGCCGTCGCCACCGCGGCCGGCCTGATCACCGTGGTCACCGCCGGCCAGACGGTCCGGCCACTGTCCGGCCCGGCCCTGCTCGCCCCACGCCGACCCGACATCGGCCCCCAGGGCCTGCCGATCAACAACACGGCAGACGAGGCGGGGGTACGGACGACCGCGCTCGACCCGTCGTACCGGCTGACGATCACCGGCCCGCAGCGGCGGGTCGACCTGGACCTGGCCGCCCTGAACGCCCTCGACCAGCACACCGCCGACCTGCCGATCGCCTGCGTAGAGGGCTGGAGCGCGACGGGCACCTGGTCCGGGGTGCGGCTGCGGGATCTGGTCGCGCTGGTCGGCGCCGATCCGGACCGGTCCACGGTGGTGGTGGAGTCGCTGGAGGCGGCCGGCCGCTACCGCACGTCGACGGTGGCCGCGCCACACGTGCGGGACCCGCTGACCCTGATCGCGTTGCGGCTCAACGGCGAGCTCCTGCACCCCGACCACGGCTATCCGGCCCGTCTGATCGCCCCGAACCGGCCCGGCGTGCAGCAGACCAAATGGCTCGGCACGATCACCGTACGGGAGGACTCGTGA
- a CDS encoding flavohemoglobin expression-modulating QEGLA motif protein produces MDIDARLAEIERSVDLLLNLTPVNAAEAWADFELSDFRSVPTLRLRPLGFEPDLARRDLYNLEIEKVADPALHTLLRTKRDEIARQITALEDRDTSRFVHGSLQLYGGISPSLRSAAEDLLAAIPAQSPPAPSVTAGAFAEAAYAEMNRYRADHPDFPVHVDVRDDVSELMVSFGRLLIPESAVFRSDRVAPLLHHEVGTHVVTYQNGSRQPLQLLTIGLPGYDETQEGLAVLAEYLTGGLDPRRLRVLAARVVAVGDMLDGAGFLDIFDDLQSRYEIPRRTAWIIAIRVVVAGGSVKDAIYLRGVSRLLEAFAAGVSLDALLVGKLALDHLPLIQDLLDREVLQPPWIRPRWLDAPDAGQRLDRLRAGLTVMDLYEGEATP; encoded by the coding sequence TTGGACATCGACGCCCGTCTCGCTGAGATCGAACGCAGCGTGGACCTGCTCCTCAACCTCACCCCGGTCAACGCGGCGGAGGCCTGGGCCGACTTCGAACTGAGCGACTTCCGTTCCGTGCCCACTCTCCGGCTGCGGCCGTTGGGTTTCGAACCCGACCTGGCCCGCCGTGATCTGTACAACCTGGAGATCGAGAAGGTCGCCGATCCGGCGCTGCACACGTTGCTGCGCACCAAACGCGACGAGATAGCGCGACAGATCACGGCGCTGGAGGACCGCGACACGTCCAGGTTCGTGCACGGGTCGCTCCAACTCTACGGCGGGATCAGCCCGTCGCTCAGGTCGGCCGCGGAGGACCTGCTCGCGGCGATCCCCGCCCAGTCGCCCCCGGCGCCCAGCGTCACGGCCGGGGCGTTCGCCGAAGCGGCGTACGCGGAGATGAACCGCTATCGCGCCGACCACCCCGACTTCCCGGTGCACGTCGACGTCCGCGACGACGTCTCCGAGTTGATGGTGTCGTTCGGCCGGCTGCTGATCCCCGAGTCCGCGGTGTTCCGGTCCGACCGGGTCGCGCCGCTGCTTCACCACGAGGTCGGCACCCACGTCGTCACCTACCAGAACGGCTCCCGGCAGCCTCTGCAACTGCTGACCATCGGCCTGCCCGGCTACGACGAGACCCAGGAGGGTCTCGCGGTGCTCGCCGAGTACCTGACCGGCGGCCTGGACCCGCGGCGCCTTCGCGTGCTCGCGGCGAGGGTGGTGGCCGTCGGCGACATGCTCGACGGCGCCGGATTCCTCGACATCTTCGACGACCTGCAGAGCCGGTACGAGATACCCCGCCGGACCGCGTGGATCATCGCCATCCGGGTCGTCGTGGCGGGTGGCTCGGTCAAGGACGCGATCTACCTGCGGGGCGTCAGCCGCCTGCTCGAGGCCTTCGCGGCCGGCGTCAGCCTCGACGCGCTCCTGGTCGGCAAACTCGCCCTCGACCACCTTCCGCTGATCCAGGACCTCCTCGATCGCGAGGTTCTCCAGCCCCCGTGGATCCGGCCGCGCTGGCTGGACGCACCGGACGCCGGACAGCGCCTCGACCGGCTCCGCGCGGGCCTGACGGTCATGGACCTCTACGAAGGAGAAGCAACGCCGTGA
- a CDS encoding ATP-grasp domain-containing protein, whose protein sequence is MKIAFFVNDVATEIAEYGTTRLARAAGLGGHQVWYVGVGDVELGESDGRLVANAHAAVFQEGDTLETFLKATRDRDAEHLVLDDLDALFLRNESIDDLQHRPWASPLGAVFGQMLKARGVTVVNDPMSLIRATSKLYLEEFPEQIRPRSLVTRDPAAIERFVAAVGRCVVKPLYGAKGRNVFMVGDVTEQNLAQITEAVLQDGYALVQEFVPGGEDGDARIFLLEGRLLEHDGKAAAFRRVPSGNDPRANISKGGQPVPLEIGPVERDVIAAMSAKLVADGMFFVGVDVIGGKVVEINAESPGGLQSVEWLYQTDMCDIVIEALRHRVDQAARVRPLLGPPVAAQGATS, encoded by the coding sequence GTGAAGATCGCATTCTTCGTCAACGACGTGGCAACCGAGATCGCCGAGTACGGCACCACCCGGCTGGCCCGGGCGGCCGGCCTCGGCGGCCACCAGGTCTGGTACGTAGGGGTCGGCGACGTCGAACTCGGCGAGAGCGACGGACGGCTCGTCGCCAACGCGCACGCCGCGGTGTTCCAGGAGGGCGACACTCTCGAGACCTTCCTGAAGGCCACCCGGGACCGCGACGCCGAACACCTCGTTCTGGACGACCTCGACGCCCTGTTCCTGCGCAACGAGTCGATCGACGACCTGCAGCATCGGCCGTGGGCGAGCCCGTTGGGCGCGGTCTTCGGCCAGATGCTCAAAGCGCGCGGTGTCACCGTGGTCAACGATCCGATGTCACTCATCCGCGCGACCAGCAAGCTCTATCTCGAGGAGTTCCCCGAGCAGATCCGCCCGCGGTCACTGGTGACCCGCGACCCGGCGGCGATCGAACGCTTCGTCGCGGCGGTCGGCCGCTGTGTGGTCAAGCCGCTGTACGGGGCGAAGGGCCGCAACGTGTTCATGGTCGGCGACGTGACGGAACAGAACCTCGCGCAGATCACCGAGGCCGTACTGCAGGACGGTTATGCCCTGGTCCAGGAGTTCGTGCCCGGCGGCGAGGACGGCGACGCCCGGATCTTCCTGCTCGAAGGCAGACTCCTCGAACACGACGGGAAGGCCGCCGCGTTCCGGCGCGTGCCGTCGGGCAACGACCCGCGCGCCAACATCAGCAAGGGCGGCCAGCCGGTTCCGCTGGAGATCGGCCCGGTGGAGCGGGACGTCATCGCCGCCATGAGCGCGAAACTCGTCGCCGACGGCATGTTCTTCGTCGGCGTCGACGTGATCGGCGGCAAGGTCGTGGAGATCAACGCGGAGAGCCCGGGCGGGTTGCAGAGCGTCGAATGGCTCTACCAGACCGACATGTGCGACATCGTCATCGAGGCCCTGCGACACCGCGTCGACCAGGCCGCGCGGGTGAGGCCGCTACTTGGGCCTCCGGTTGCCGCACAAGGCGCAACTTCGTGA
- a CDS encoding ClpP family protease — translation MHPLTAATPGGTGSVDDQLSVQLLHQRIIVLGTEVDDPIANRICGQLLLLSAEDPLSTINLYINSPGGSVTAGLAIYDTMRLIPNDVSTLALGLAGSMGQFLLTAGTPGKRYALPHAQILMHQGSAGFGGTAADVEIYANQLERLGQTLLRLTAEHTGQPIDTVERDSRRDRWFTADEALEYGLIDRVLDSVDDVRPAAARQPMGLGA, via the coding sequence ATGCATCCATTGACTGCCGCGACACCGGGCGGAACCGGGTCCGTCGACGACCAGCTTTCCGTCCAGCTGCTGCACCAGCGCATCATCGTGCTCGGAACCGAGGTCGACGACCCGATCGCGAACCGGATCTGCGGGCAACTACTGCTGTTGTCGGCGGAGGACCCACTGAGCACCATCAACCTGTACATCAACTCGCCGGGTGGCTCGGTCACCGCCGGCCTGGCGATCTACGACACCATGCGGCTGATCCCCAACGACGTCAGCACGCTGGCCCTCGGGCTCGCCGGGAGCATGGGGCAGTTCCTGCTCACCGCCGGCACCCCGGGCAAGCGGTACGCGCTGCCGCACGCCCAGATCCTGATGCACCAGGGCTCGGCCGGGTTCGGCGGCACCGCGGCGGACGTCGAGATCTACGCCAACCAGCTGGAGCGGCTCGGCCAGACGCTGCTGCGCCTGACCGCCGAACACACCGGGCAGCCGATCGACACGGTGGAACGCGACAGCCGGCGGGATCGCTGGTTCACCGCCGACGAGGCACTCGAATACGGCCTCATCGACCGGGTCCTCGACAGCGTCGACGACGTGCGTCCCGCGGCCGCCCGCCAGCCGATGGGACTGGGCGCATGA
- a CDS encoding ClpP family protease: MSHYTIPTVVERTPSGERAFDIYSRLLSDRIIFLGTEIDDGVANVVIAQLIHLESAAEQEIGMYINSPGGSFSALTAIYDTMNYIRCDIATTCVGQASQAAAALLAAGTPGRRSVLRHAKVTLHQPSGQARGTLPDLAVEAKEVAKVRAEMDQILAEHTGHSVAKIRDDTDRRMTLGAADAVAYGLADRVITRREPRGYRLNAA; encoded by the coding sequence ATGAGCCACTACACCATCCCGACCGTCGTGGAGCGGACACCGAGCGGGGAACGCGCCTTCGACATCTACTCCCGGCTGCTGTCGGACCGGATCATCTTCCTCGGCACCGAGATCGACGACGGGGTCGCCAACGTGGTGATCGCCCAGCTGATCCACCTGGAGTCCGCGGCGGAACAGGAGATCGGGATGTACATCAACTCCCCCGGCGGCTCCTTCAGCGCGCTGACGGCGATCTACGACACCATGAACTACATCCGGTGCGACATCGCCACCACCTGTGTCGGCCAGGCCTCGCAGGCCGCCGCGGCGCTGCTGGCGGCTGGAACCCCGGGCCGGCGGTCGGTGCTGCGGCACGCGAAGGTCACCCTGCACCAGCCGTCCGGCCAGGCCCGCGGCACACTGCCGGACCTGGCCGTGGAGGCCAAGGAGGTGGCCAAGGTCCGGGCCGAGATGGATCAGATCCTGGCCGAACATACCGGCCACTCGGTTGCGAAGATCCGCGACGACACCGACCGCCGGATGACCCTGGGCGCCGCCGACGCCGTCGCCTACGGCCTCGCCGACCGGGTCATCACCCGACGCGAGCCACGCGGTTACCGCCTCAACGCCGCCTGA